A window from Flavobacterium sp. 83 encodes these proteins:
- a CDS encoding type IX secretion system membrane protein PorP/SprF, which produces MKTKLFSFVLMFTAIVSFAQQDAQFTQYMYNTININPAYAGSRGALSIFALHRTQWVGLEGAPVTNAVSINTPLNGSNLGLGVSIINDKIGPTHENTISADLSYTIPTSETFKLSFGIKATANIFDLDVSRLNPVDDDPSLHDFSNKFTPNIGAGVYLHSNKAYVGFSVPNFIQTNRYDDNEVAIFKEKINYYLIAGYVFDLNDYIKFKPAVLAKMVEGAPLQADVSGNFMFNDKFVVGVAYRWSAALSAMVGFQVSEGLYIGYGYDHETTNLDHYNSGSHEIFLRYELFKNNNKITTPRFF; this is translated from the coding sequence ATGAAAACAAAATTATTTTCTTTCGTTTTGATGTTTACAGCCATTGTAAGTTTTGCGCAACAAGATGCTCAATTTACGCAATACATGTACAACACAATTAATATTAATCCCGCTTATGCAGGATCTAGAGGTGCCTTAAGTATTTTTGCATTACATCGTACACAATGGGTGGGACTTGAAGGAGCACCGGTAACTAACGCTGTATCCATCAATACACCACTCAACGGAAGTAATCTGGGATTGGGAGTATCAATTATAAATGATAAAATTGGCCCTACACATGAGAATACCATTTCGGCTGATTTGTCATATACAATTCCTACTTCAGAGACTTTTAAACTTTCCTTTGGAATTAAAGCAACTGCTAACATATTTGATTTGGATGTTTCTCGCTTGAATCCTGTTGATGACGATCCAAGCCTACACGATTTCAGTAATAAATTCACTCCAAATATTGGTGCCGGTGTCTATTTGCATTCTAATAAAGCCTACGTGGGATTCTCTGTTCCTAATTTTATTCAAACAAATCGATATGATGATAATGAAGTAGCCATTTTTAAAGAAAAAATTAATTACTACTTAATTGCCGGTTATGTATTTGATTTGAATGATTATATAAAATTCAAACCAGCAGTACTTGCAAAAATGGTAGAAGGAGCGCCTCTTCAAGCTGATGTGTCAGGAAATTTTATGTTTAATGATAAGTTTGTGGTGGGAGTAGCTTATAGATGGAGTGCGGCGCTAAGTGCCATGGTTGGATTTCAGGTTTCTGAAGGTTTGTATATTGGATACGGATATGATCATGAAACAACCAATTTAGACCATTATAATTCTGGTTCTCACGAGATTTTCTTGCGCTATGAATTATTCAAAAACAATAATAAAATCACAACACCAAGATTCTTCTAA
- a CDS encoding OmpA family protein: protein MKNNILLYITIISVFSFNTYSQKAKLAAADKKYDNYAYVDAIKTYERVAEKGYKSADMFKKLGNAYYFNAELDKAAKWYGELFAMNTPDLEPEYYYRYAQSLRSIGQNDKANEMLELFNQKLGNDNRGKIFKQNTNYLEAIKANSGRYQVEDAGINSKYSDYGTTVYLNKIVFATARDTGSLGHRKHTWTNQYFTNLYSADLGDNMTLGSPHKFSESINSKFHESTPAFTNDGKTMYFTRNNYLDGKKGKNGNKITLVKIYKASLENDKWVNVTELPFDSDNYSTAHPALSPDGKTLYFASDMPGTIGQSDLFKVKINDDATFGTPENLGNTINTEGRETFPFVNDENEIYFASDGHPGLGGLDVFVSKINPDGTFSEVQNVGENVNSPKDDFAYLIDTKSRRGFFSSNRDGGQGYDDIYKFLETKRLTCEQLLYGEITDLTTAELLSDAKVTLYDSQFNLVSTTTSDAKGNYSFTVECGKTYNVRAEKTEFTTKEQKITIASNKGKTYLPIALEKEKCKVTVGDDLGKCFGIKMIYFDFDKSNIRVEASIDLEKILDVMSQYPTMKLDIRSHTDSRGTFKYNEELSDRRAKSTINWLIKNGVDSSRLTGKGYGESQLVNKCSDAIECNEDEHQLNRRSEFIITAL, encoded by the coding sequence ATGAAAAATAATATACTCCTTTATATAACAATAATAAGTGTTTTTTCTTTTAATACTTATTCCCAAAAAGCTAAATTGGCTGCAGCTGATAAAAAGTACGACAACTATGCCTACGTAGATGCCATAAAAACTTATGAAAGGGTTGCCGAAAAAGGATACAAATCAGCTGATATGTTTAAAAAATTGGGGAACGCCTATTACTTCAATGCGGAGTTAGACAAAGCAGCTAAATGGTATGGGGAATTATTTGCCATGAATACCCCAGATTTAGAACCTGAATACTACTATCGCTATGCTCAGTCTTTAAGATCTATTGGTCAAAATGATAAAGCGAATGAAATGTTAGAATTATTCAATCAAAAACTAGGAAACGACAATAGAGGTAAAATTTTCAAACAAAATACCAATTATTTAGAAGCCATTAAAGCCAATTCAGGAAGATATCAAGTAGAAGATGCAGGTATCAACTCTAAATACTCTGATTATGGAACAACTGTATATTTAAACAAAATAGTATTTGCTACCGCAAGAGATACTGGAAGTTTAGGACATCGAAAACACACATGGACCAATCAATATTTTACTAATTTATATTCTGCTGATTTAGGAGATAACATGACTCTTGGCTCCCCACACAAGTTTAGTGAATCTATAAATTCGAAATTTCATGAATCTACACCTGCCTTTACTAATGATGGAAAAACTATGTATTTTACCCGAAACAATTATTTAGACGGTAAAAAGGGGAAAAATGGAAATAAAATTACGCTGGTAAAAATATATAAAGCCAGTTTAGAAAATGATAAATGGGTAAATGTAACTGAATTACCTTTTGACAGTGATAATTACAGCACTGCTCATCCTGCCTTAAGCCCTGATGGGAAAACATTATATTTTGCGTCAGATATGCCCGGAACAATAGGACAATCTGATTTATTTAAAGTAAAAATAAATGATGATGCCACTTTTGGTACTCCAGAAAACTTAGGAAATACAATCAATACTGAAGGAAGAGAAACCTTCCCTTTTGTAAATGATGAAAATGAAATTTATTTTGCATCTGACGGACATCCAGGTCTTGGAGGTTTAGATGTTTTTGTATCCAAAATAAATCCTGATGGGACTTTCAGCGAGGTTCAAAATGTGGGAGAAAATGTTAATTCTCCCAAAGATGATTTTGCTTATTTAATAGACACAAAATCAAGAAGAGGCTTTTTTAGCTCCAATAGAGATGGTGGACAAGGATACGATGATATTTATAAGTTTTTAGAAACCAAAAGACTTACTTGTGAACAACTTTTATATGGTGAAATTACTGACTTAACTACAGCAGAATTGCTTTCAGATGCTAAAGTCACTTTATATGATAGTCAATTTAATTTAGTGAGCACTACTACTTCTGATGCAAAAGGGAATTATTCTTTTACTGTGGAATGTGGAAAAACTTATAATGTAAGAGCTGAAAAAACAGAGTTTACTACCAAAGAACAAAAAATCACTATAGCCAGCAATAAAGGAAAAACATATTTACCAATCGCATTGGAAAAAGAAAAATGTAAAGTAACAGTGGGTGATGATCTAGGTAAATGCTTTGGTATAAAAATGATCTACTTTGACTTTGATAAATCGAATATCAGAGTAGAAGCATCTATTGATTTAGAAAAAATATTAGATGTAATGAGTCAATATCCAACTATGAAACTTGATATACGCTCCCATACTGATAGCCGTGGCACTTTCAAATACAATGAAGAATTATCAGATAGAAGGGCTAAGTCTACTATAAACTGGTTAATAAAAAATGGTGTTGATTCAAGCAGATTGACTGGTAAAGGATATGGTGAATCACAATTAGTGAATAAATGTAGCGATGCCATAGAATGTAATGAAGATGAACATCAACTTAACAGACGTAGCGAGTTTATAATTACTGCTTTGTAA